One Lepidochelys kempii isolate rLepKem1 chromosome 12, rLepKem1.hap2, whole genome shotgun sequence genomic region harbors:
- the LOC140896532 gene encoding ferritin heavy chain A-like — protein MESQVRQNFHAECEAAVNRLVNLELYASYVYLSMSYYFQRDDVALRHMAQFLKVQSHEQKEHAEKFLTYQNKRGGSVVLQDIKRPERDEWGNSLEALQCALQLEKTLNQALLDLHKLATEKNDPHLCDFLESDYLEEQVKVIKQLGDHVTNLKRLGVPQNGMGEYLFDKLTLGGRS, from the exons ATGGAATCCCAGGTGCGTCAGAACTTCCATGCTGAGTGTGAGGCTGCTGTGAACCGCCTGGTGAACCTGGAGCTCTATGCTAGCTATGTCTATCTGTCTATG TCCTACTACTTTCAACGGGATGATGTGGCCTTGAGGCACATGGCCCAGTTCTTGAAGGTACAGTCTCATGAGCAGAAGGAACATGCAGAGAAGTTCCTGACCTATCAAAACAAGCGAGGTGGGAGCGTTGTCCTGCAGGATATCAAG AGGCCAGAGCGGGATGAGTGGGGGAACAGCCTGGAGGCCCTGCAGTGTGCCCTGCAGCTGGAGAAGACTCTGAACCAGGCCCTGCTGGACCTGCACAAGCTGGCTACTGAGAAGAATGACCCTCAT CTCTGTGACTTCCTGGAGTCTGACTACCTGGAGGAGCAGGTGAAGGTCATCAAGCAGCTGGGAGACCATGTCACCAACCTGAAGCGCCTGGGAGTGCCCCAGAATGGCATGGGAGAGTACCTGTTTGACAAGCTCACCCTGGGGGGGAGAAGCTGA